CTAACTGGTcaccctatgattttacttagtgagactGACCTGACATACCTATTGTGTGACgtatcttgttatgtactcctaaacGCGtgtcttataattaataatttcattcaACCCAAGCATGAAAATTTACAACATCATTATatcaatcaattatataatttgGAAATACAAAACCATATAGATTTGACCACTTTAGTGGTTAACAAATCTTTCTTTAATATGTAAttgcaaattaattattttatgtaaaagtaaataattttacaaataaaactataaaaagacATTACCAAAGTCATAAAATAGCCAAGTGCAAATCCTGCAAACACAAGCCaaataacatgcaacatatataatacatatatCCATGTATGGAATGTaactttcattttaatatatatatatatatatatatatatatatatatatatatatatatatatatatatatatatatatatatatatatatatatatatatattccaagtgaaaagaaagagacttattttaataacttaaaaataacttccaatgactttaatataatttcaaGTCTAACAACCATCAcattaaacattttttcattaaaattattcCATAATTACATGAGTTATTATTAGATTAAATAATCTAACAATCCAAATGATCTCTTAAAAGCCCACCAAATTCAGAATTCACTAGATTGCTTGTGTTTTTGTCATCAACATTGAACGTAAGATACGACCGACTCAAGAGTAAACAAACTAAAGCTCAAATTTTAGAggtttatcaataaaaaaatatttgttttaaattttttgaaagcaaaaaagaCTATATTTAGTAAGAAAAAGGTGACATATGttagcaaaaaatattttagcaaaaATATGTTAACAAAAAAGCCCCATATATAATTCtctcatttaaaataaacatttttcttaaaatttattttaatcttcacTTATCATTGCAGTAACAGTGGGCCTTGAGAAAACCTTCACCCGgaggaaacaaagaaacaagCTTAGGCTCTTTAGGCTTTAGCACTAGAAGCACAAAAACAAGCTCCTCCAGTGATGTTGTCATCCATATGGGCTGAGTCTTTACAATGATTTATAGATTATGAGTTTATGACTCATTTTAGCAACTTTACAATGATAAAGATAtatcaattttatgttttaatatttcaattaagtgaaataaaaaaatataaactaaaatataatttaattaaatatgcttatatttatctcaaaataaatcataaatattcaatatttataGTAAGGAAAATACTTAACACATTCCTAATATTCAATTCACGTAGGTCTTTCTAAATATGAATTTCATTCTTCAATAGGTTTCATTTTAATGAGACCCATATGCATatgaaataaaactaacaagaaagtgtgttaggggaaaaaaaaaatacttgaaagcCTGTTGCATATTCCTTTCTTTGTATGTGCGATAAAGAGATACTAAACGTCCCTATCCTATTCTCATACCTCaggacatataattttttttattcgcaAGAGtggataattttcaaattacaaCAACTCACACGTTATTCATTTAGCTAGACTCCCTTGTCCCCAATACATGAATTTAAGGATACCTTCAACGTACGAAGTCCAATTTTCCAGTAcctataagagaagaaaattcgACACAATTCAACATTACCATCATAGTTATATTTATACACAAGACAAGGGAAACAAATACTTAGCTAAAAAGAAGCCGGCCGGAAGTACTCTTGTTTGGAATTAGAATTAAGAGAACAGACACAGAAGTCACTAATTAACTCTACAAAGTACAAACACCAAATCACATTTATTCAACCATACATcatataacaacaacaacaacaatactaGAACTAGAAGTGAGAAAttcaagacttttttttttccattttctttttttacaataacAAGATTTAAATCTATGATCTGGTGCATATTACCCAAACCCCACTACTAGACCGAGAATAAGGACTCAATTAAGGTCTTATTTAGTTGCTTTGTAACTACTTTTTGAAGAAGCCTCCAGCCAAGTTTGCAAGACCACCTAACCCACCACCACTTTCTTCACCTTTAGACTCTGCAGGCTGTGAAGGAGCAGTGGTATTATCACCCTGGTAATTATGCAGATAATCAGCAGCCTTGTCAACATATTGCCCTATGCCTTGTTTGTCATCAAGTTTTCCATACTTCCCCGCCGCGTCGAGAAGATCGCCGGCAGCGTCAGCCACCTTGGCCTTGTCCACTTTGTCGCTGTCGCTCTTCAGAGCCGACTGCGCCGCCTCCGCCACCAGCTTCGCGCTCGTGATGAGTTCGGTAGTGGACTGCTCGCTGGGGGGCTTGTTCTGGGATTCTTCGGAAGCCATTGATACTTACTTATTGAAGCTTCTGCAACTACAGTTCTGTGTTATATATTTATAGAGTGGGGGTGAGATTNNNNNNNNNNNNNNNNNNNNNNNNNNNNNNNNNNNNNNNNNNNNNNNNNNNNNNNNNNNNNNNNNNNNNNNNNNNNNNNNNNNNNNNNNNNNNNNNNNNNNNNNNNNNNNNNNNNNNNNNNNNNNNNNNNNNNNNNNNNNNNNNNNNNNNNNNNNNNNNNNNNNNNNNNNNNNNNNNNNNNNNNNNNNNNNNNNNNNNNNNNNNNNNNNNNNNNNNNNNNNNNNNNNNNNNNNNNNNNNNNNNNNNNNNNNNNNNNNNNNNNNNNNNNNNNNNNNNNNNNNNNNNNNNNNNNNNNNNNNNNNNNNNNNNNNNNNNNNNNNNNNNNNNNNNNNNNNNNNNNNNNNNNNNNNNNNNNNNNNNNNNNNNNNNNNNNNNNNNNNNNNNNNNNNNNNNNNNNNNNNNNNNNNNNNNNNNNNNNNNNNNNNNNNNNNNNNNNNNNNNNNNNNNNNNNNNNNNNNNNNNNNNNNNNNNNNNNNNNNNNNNNNNNNNNNNNNNNNNNNNNNNNNNNNNNNNNNNNNNNNNNNNNNNNNNNNNNNNNNNNNNNNNNNNNNNNNNNNNNNNNNNNNNNNNNNNNNNNNNNNNNNNNNNNNNNNNNNNNNNNNNNNNNNNNNNNNNNNNNNNNNNNNNNNNNNNNNNNNNNNNNNNNNNNNNNNNNNNNNNNNNNNNNNNNNNNNNNNNNNNNNNNNNNNNNNNNNNNNNNNNNNNNNNNNNNNNNNNNNNNNNNNNNNNNNNNNNNNNNNNNNNNNNNNNNNNNNNNNNNNNNNNNNNNNNNNNNNNNNNNNNNNNNNNNNNNNNNNNNNNNNNNNNNNNNNNNNNNNNNNNNNNNNNNNNNNNNNNNNNNNNNNNNNNNNNNNNNNNNNNNNNNNNNNNNNNNNNNNNNNNNNNNNNNNNNNNNNNNNNNNNNNNNNNNNNNNNNNNNNNNNNNNNNNNNNNNNNNNNNNNNNNNNNNNNNNNNNNNNNNNNNNNNNNNNNNNNNNNNNNNNNNNNNNNNNNNNNNNNNNNNNNNNNNNNNNNNNNNNNNNNNNNNNNNNNNNNNNNNNNNNNNNNNNNNNNNNNNNNNNNNNNNNNNNNNNNNNNNNNNNNNNNNNNNNNNNNNNNNNNNNNNNNNNNNNNNNNNNNNNNNNNNNNNNNNNNNNNNNNNNNNNNNNNNNNNNNNNNNNNNNNNNNNNNNNNNNNNNNNNNNNNNNNNNNNNNNNNNNNNNNNNNNNNNNNNNNNNNNNNNNNNNNNNNNNNNNNNNNNNNNNNNNNNNNNNNNNNNNNNNNNNNNNNNNNNNNNNNNNNNNNNNNNNNNNNNNNNNNNNNNNNNNNNNNNNNNNNNNNNNNNNNNNNNNNNNNNNNNNNNNNNNNNNNNNNNNNNNNNNNNNNNNNNNNNNNNNNNNNNNNNNNNNNNNNNNNNNNNNNNNNNNNNNNNNNNNNNNNNNNNNNNNNNNNNNNNNNNNNNNNNNNNNNNNNNattttgtatttgagaataacacgTTAAATAAAGGTATATTGAATGTTaaacagaaaacaataaaaaatgacttacattttggtctaGTTTTCTTAACTTGCTAACTCGTTGACTCGGTagtaaactcgagagtttaccAAGTTTACTTAGAATTTATCCAAAGTCTACTAAAAAATGAGTTTACTCAAGAGTCAACTCGCAGAGGACAAGTGGACttgtaaactcgtaagagttaacgagttaactcgagagtttgataaccatggcAGTGCCtgcttataatattattgttgaaatcgagtataagtacaaagttgaatatatgttaatttgtgagatacatgtaaacTTGTGATGGTTGATTGTGagattatgagatgttaaattgtgggcatgatatttgattgtgaataagtgtgtatatttaacacttgatgtgacaataattgtgttgtgagctgtgaattatacaataatctgACCAGTGTTTatattgagaaaagtgtttatgcacagtgttaaagagaaaatataggTTCATagttaggaaccaatgttaaattgtagcgcaatgtgttaaacgtatTTGAAACAAGAGTatgaggtcatgggtattgtataattcatgagcagtgtttgcttgcaaaaattattttaggggttggacctgaatcaagaaggtgagaccctaacggattcttcggagtctaggccttgaggGTAAAAACACTCAGTTTGAGTACTCCTTTaaacctatgttgatcccatatggttagaGCATTTTCGCAAAACGGAGTGACCCTAACTGGTcaccctatgattttacttagtgagactGACCTGACATACCTATTGTGTGACgtatcttgttatgtactcctaaacGCGtgtcttataattaataatttcattcaACCCAAGCATGAAAATTTACAACATCATTATatcaatcaattatataatttgGAAATACAAAACCATATAGATTTGACCACTTTAGTGGTTAACAAATCTTTCTTTAATATGTAAttgcaaattaattattttatgtaaaagtaaataattttacaaataaaactataaaaagacATTACCAAAGTCATAAAATAGCCAAGTGCAAATCCTGCAAACACAAGCCaaataacatgcaacatatataatacatatatCCATGTATGGAATGTaactttcattttaatatatatatatatatatatatatatatatatatatatatatatatatatatatatatatatatatatatatatatatatatatatatattccaagtgaaaagaaagagacttattttaataacttaaaaataacttccaatgactttaatataatttcaaGTCTAACAACCATCAcattaaacattttttcattaaaattattcCATAATTACATGAGTTATTATTAGATTAAATAATCTAACAATCCAAATGATCTCTTAAAAGCCCACCAAATTCAGAATTCACTAGATTGCTTGTGTTTTTGTCATCAACATTGAACGTAAGATACGACCGACTCAAGAGTAAACAAACTAAAGCTCAAATTTTAGAggtttatcaataaaaaaatatttgttttaaattttttgaaagcaaaaaagaCTATATTTAGTAAGAAAAAGGTGACATATGttagcaaaaaatattttagcaaaaATATGTTAACAAAAAAGCCCCATATATAATTCtctcatttaaaataaacatttttcttaaaatttattttaatcttcacTTATCATTGCAGTAACAGTGGGCCTTGAGAAAACCTTCACCCGgaggaaacaaagaaacaagCTTAGGCTCTTTAGGCTTTAGCACTAGAAGCACAAAAACAAGCTCCTCCAGTGATGTTGTCATCCATATGGGCTGAGTCTTTACAATGATTTATAGATTATGAGTTTATGACTCATTTTAGCAACTTTACAATGATAAAGATAtatcaattttatgttttaatatttcaattaagtgaaataaaaaaatataaactaaaatataatttaattaaatatgcttatatttatctcaaaataaatcataaatattcaatatttataGTAAGGAAAATACTTAACACATTCCTAATATTCAATTCACGTAGGTCTTTCTAAATATGAATTTCATTCTTCAATAGGTTTCATTTTAATGAGACCCATATGCATatgaaataaaactaacaagaaagtgtgttaggggaaaaaaaaaatacttgaaagcCTGTTGCATATTCCTTTCTTTGTATGTGCGATAAAGAGATACTAAACGTCCCTATCCTATTCTCATACCTCaggacatataattttttttattcgcaAGAGtggataattttcaaattacaaCAACTCACACGTTATTCATTTAGCTAGACTCCCTTGTCCCCAATACATGAATTTAAGGATACCTTCAACGTACGAAGTCCAATTTTCCAGTAcctataagagaagaaaattcgACACAATTCAACATTACCATCATAGTTATATTTATACACAAGACAAGGGAAACAAATACTTAGCTAAAAAGAAGCCGGCCGGAAGTACTCTTGTTTGGAATTAGAATTAAGAGAACAGACACAGAAGTCACTAATTAACTCTACAAAGTACAAACACCAAATCACATTTATTCAACCATACATcatataacaacaacaacaacaatactaGAACTAGAAGTGAGAAAttcaagacttttttttttccattttctttttttacaataacAAGATTTAAATCTATGATCTGGTGCATATTACCCAAACCCCACTACTAGACCGAGAATAAGGACTCAATTAAGGTCTTATTTAGTTGCTTTGTAACTACTTTTTGAAGAAGCCTCCAGCCAAGTTTGCAAGACCACCTAACCCACCACCACTTTCTTCACCTTTAGACTCTGCAGGCTGTGAAGGAGCAGTGGTATTATCACCCTGGTAATTATGCAGATAATCAGCAGCCTTGTCAACATATTGCCCTATGCCTTGTTTGTCATCAAGTTTTCCATACTTCCCCGCCGCGTCGAGAAGATCGCCGGCAGCGTCAGCCACCTTGGCCTTGTCCACTTTGTCGCTGTCGCTCTTCAGAGCCGACTGCGCCGCCTCCGCCACCAGCTTCGCGCTCGTGATGAGTTCGGTAGTGGACTGCTCGCTGGGGGGCTTGTTCTGGGATTCTTCGGAAGCCATTGATACTTACTTATTGAAGCTTCTGCAACTACAGTTCTGTGTTATATATTTATAGAGTGGGGGTGAGATTTTGTGAAAGAAATATCTGTGGAATTTGTGTGGTGCAAGATATGTGGGTCTGGCTTGTGCCCTTATCTGTTTGGGCATTAACACATGTCGTGTGGTACTGTTTGCTTTGAGTGTCGGCAAAACCGTGTTGCTTTCTGAGGATATTGAGCAATGACTTCCACGCGTTCATGTTTTTTATTGGGTGATACCATAGATATGATTCTTATCTTGATGGGTATAGAtatttgatagttttttttctttatctatatGATGGTACATGATACTAATACGAAATATTTATTGTCATGAGAGTGATTAATCTAACCGTGAGCATATACTTTCTAacatagtttattttatgtttaagatcagaatttgaattttaaataaaatttgattaaagaatataaattattactacCTTGAAAAGGTGACGATTACAAGAATGGCGGGAAGTGAACAGTATCCGACGACATTCAGGGACATTGTGATTGCTTGATATATAACGGTTGAAGATTTGCAGTGTGGTGGGGAACCAACTTTTCccataattattaaattctGCATTATGCACACTATAGTAGTCCAAGTAAGATGGCATTATTTCAGCCAAGTAGCAAATTAGTGAACAGTTGTGCATCTTGCTTGGATTTACTAAGAATAGCAACATTTAAATTGATATGATTGATACTGCCACACTCTGTTTGGCAGGTggagataataaataaaaagaaaatgaaaacaaaaaaaaaatactttttatgtgatataaattaatacaagagaagaaagtattttttttctatcttcttatttgtttaaataaaaaagtaagaagTTTAACATATTGactgtaaaaatatatttatttttgcataaatgtttttcataaattatcattttatcaatGTATTTGCATGTAATTTGggtgaaattttgttttatttatagatatttgaTCTTAAGTTTAACTTGCTTCCccatattttgtgaagtgaatATTTACTGCATCAGTTGTACGCTCCTTATAGCTTCACGTGATATAGGCGTGGAAATCTTTTCCATAGGttataaacataattatatttatagccGGGATCTCTATGATTGGTATGATCACAATCAAAGTagaaagtcaattttttttccaaaacaaatctaaaaattactttttagatttgttatatttATACGCCATTAGTCTGCCTACATATAAAAagtctatttttttcataaatattattacaagTTACAATTGCCTCTCTGTTAAATATACCGTTGATGCTTAATGAttggttttataattttatacatttgtttctacttttttttttacaatttttttcaattacggttaaaattaatatttttagaaaattattgaAGTAGAGATTTGAAGCTATTTTCTTCACCTTAAACTCCCTCTTCACTAATAAAAGTCTATCTTTCCGgataaagagtttaatttttcacATTCATAAACTGTGGTAATCAAACTACGAAATCAAGAAAACAGGAACTAATTTAGACCTAAGTTAGCCCCACATGTCTTCAGTTTTACCGAATATTCTTTCccactcctttcctttttttttttttaatatatatatatatataaaatggaaaaatatcCCACTACAATGTGTAAAGAGAGCTTTACAGTTAGAAATCACAGAATTGTAAAACAgataattaattacatattcTTTTTGTTATACCCAAACTTTAATTAGTGATGTTATGTAAtatgtacatatatataattggtgTTGTTAGAAGCAAGAGCATGGCCCTGGAATTTTGCCCGTTGTTCTAATTATATTTGCCTTCTCTTTTGCTTTGAGCACTTCACTCCTTCGTCTTTCCTCTGCTTGTGCTCTTGCTCCCCCTGCAATTTGACTAATATAGCTCATCTTATCTTGATATTTCTTCAACACTTTCGCCCTTTTCCGTTCACTTTCACTATGCTGCATGTTTCATATATATTCAATAATTAAGTAGAATTTAATTGAAACAAACCAatagaaaaagcttttttttttttttttactatctaTCATCTAATATTAGATCAATTGAcatgaatgataaaattattaaacttttatgatagtaattatacaaaattatatgtaaaaagATTTCTAAGTATATGCTTGGTTTGTACAGTTAAAATTGTTGCGATACACGTTTCAATACAGATCtaacaaataaaagtaaaataaaaacaaaaataaagagttTGATCCTTTGACAAAAAGTATTTTTGCCTCAAGAGTAATATGCTCTTAAACtatgatattaaaatacttacATGTCAGAATTAAACTGTAAGCACTACATATGCACATATAATTTAAGTAAGCATGAATTTGTTGTTGAGTTGAGGGAGAAACCTCACCTGATGCTTATTTAGCTTGCGTATTGCTTTCGCCTTCTTCCTCTTTTCCCATGAATCTATCGTTTCCAACAACTTCTCGTACCTGACAATTTATATTCAGtgcatgaatgaaaaatgacatgtgattgaaaaacaattttcactgtttattaagtttttttttttcttctgaagtGTCATTTTTGTACTAGGGAAGAAAATATATAGAGGGTAAATGTGATTTCAGAAAGACTTATTCAAGTCCTGATATTGAGAATGGTTTCTTTGCTAGAATGTCAACTCAAAACAACTGATAAATGGGAGTGTGCAAAATAACCAAATCACACCAATTAACCAATTTTGAACGTAAATTTAGAAACAATTTAAGTGTCTCTTTAGGTGAATGTTtacaattttgattttcaatgaAACTAATTGTGTAAAATCAATCGTGATTTTAAAGCTTTATATGTTCCactgtttctttttttcaaaaagtgaatcagcaataaaatttaatataaaatttttaatctaaTGTAAAAGCTATATAAAGTTAAAAGACAAATCATTCTAAtgggtttggtttgatttttccAAAGAATATCCAAACCATGTCCATATCCTATAGTGATAAGTATACATACCTTTCTTTGATCTTTTCCAACTCCTCCCTCTCCCAGGCATCTGCTTTTGTTCCATTGGTACCTGGTCTTGCTGAAGTCTGCCTGATTGGTGGCGGTGGCGGTGGTGGCAATGGAGGTGGCGGTGGCCTTAAAGGCATTTGCTGATGAACTGGTGGAGCAACTCTTGGTAGTGGGGTCTCAGGTTTTATTTCACCAGTGTTCACCGAGTGCTCATCACCAAAAGTTGTAGTCCTTTTTGGGGCTTGGATCTCAGGTTTTTTACCATCAGTGCTACTCTTCACCTTTTCACCAAAAGTTGAACTCCTCCTCATTGATGGTGCAGGGGTCATGGTTTTTTCAGGCCTCTTCAAATCCACTGTAGCATTGTTACTTTGGTCATTTTTAAACCCTACTTGTGAAGCATTGCATATGCAATTCACCATAATGGTGTTAAAGAGAGTATAAAGtatttagagtaaattacacaCTTCTTAAGATTTTTGTTagatttcacaaaatctttccatattttaatgtttaaaaaagtCTCTCTTACAATGTACGTGGTGTAATATCTTTTAAACAACTAAGgggttaatataatttacaagaaatatcagtgtaatatttttcaaaataattaaaaagggtCCTATAGctatagaaaaaaatagaaagattttGTGCAATCTCACGAAACCTGATGAGGTGTCCACTGTAATTTactctattattattatgactCAAGCTTTGTGTTCATGTCTTTAATTACCTGAGAACTGCCTTGATGTGCCACCAAACTGAGAAATTGGAGGTTTTGTATCATCCACTTTGCTTTTGCCTCTGGTCAAAGGTGtctccctctttttcttttgctgtGGAATTAGTGAACCCTCTAGTGAAAAAATTGCGAATGCAGCAGCAGCTACTGCTGTGGCAAGCTCCATTTCTGCGTCATAATCATGACTCATGGTTCTTGAAAATTGTCTCTGAAACCAATTCTGAGCCTTTTTCTTATCTGCAGAAAATTTTCACTAGAGTTTGTTAATTAGCAGATTGGCTAATTCATTTATCAACCAAAAATAGTAGAAAGAGAACGAATAGCTAGCCTCATCAACGTGTTCACAATTTACATGCTCCCCTTTATAAATTCATGCTTCACTTCATAAAGTATTGCTTGTTATTAAAGacttttcatatttaattattaatggtACTCCTAGTTTTGTCGCATCAAATATACAAACTAACAATAAGTTTATTTGTAATGATGGAAGTAAATGTCAAAACTCTAACCGTAAATATCGAATGTAACCCCAAAAATTATCAGAAATCTAGAATGAACATAATTTAATGTCACTCTGAAAAGACGTGTGTTAATTTCTCCGAGGATTTCTCTTCAAAAGAGAGGAGGATATAACGGTCTGACTCATGCAGACTTTACAGGGTATcacatctttcaaaaatttcttcgaagagaaaaataaaaaccactGGTTGGAGGATCAAAAATCCTTCTTTGAGCCATGAGGATCTAAGAATTTATCATcacttttgttatcatcatcaaGAAACCAATTTTTggtagtaatatatatatatatatatatatatatatatatatatatatatatatatatatatatatataagctttaatatgttatttttctcTCCCCTTTTTGTCCCTTAACTTAGTTAAAGATGGTATTAACTACATTAAATCACCCAGTTACAATTTCATGTTGCATTTCCTATTCTAATTAAAAACAACCCTTCAACTTAAAATAGTTAACAATTAAGAGAGAATGTtacttttttaacttaataCTTTTTTGTTAGAGGTCAAGTAAAGAGACCAAAATCAGAGACATGTGATTAATTTCATTCTGTTAAAGATGGCACAATATCCCAAATTCTCAGCTCTTTCCGGATGACATTCTTTCTTGCCTATTACTACTACTAATAATTAACAAAGCCTGCAAtggaaaaattaattacatcacCTTTGAAGGATGGGGTTTTCTGTGTTGTAACTTTCTGATCCCTGCTGCCACCCAGATCAGCTTTATTCTTCTCCTCTGCACCAGTTAATTTCGTTCTAGCAAAAAGTTTTCAGCATATAGACAATGTTTATGGAACAAAAAACTACTATATACAATATACACctattgttgttgtatgcataTGAATGCCTAGTTAAAAGACCTCTAATATGTGAAAAAGGTTGtgcaaaatagaaattaaggTAATTTTGTGTATAGCCCTTCTGAATTATATACTAATGCTCAAAGGCTATGATATTCTTGATCACCCACTAGGTTCACAAAATGATTGACATTCAAATATTGCAAACTAGCCTTGATAACATTAATAACTATATTGTCAGCACAACCCTACATGGTAATTAAGATGAAAACAGAAGCCTCTTTCTTTATTAAGAAGTAAAATGATCCATTCGCCTAAATTATATGAGTGGTGTGGAAACTACAATAAATGATACATGCATGTTACCATCCAACATTGCTAAAGGGTGAAAGCAAGAATTGCTAACCTTATCTGCTTCATCAAAGTTTCCATTCTATAGGAAGAAATATAAGAATTTTCTGATCTCTAACTTCCCTTTTATTAGCAAATGCTTTGTTATCAACTAATCAGAGTGGTTGGTTGGTGcttatttgaaaaggaagaaaCCTAGTACAAGCAAGGTTAAATATACCTTGCATGTGTTGTCTGGTTTGGAACTCAATTAAGTGCCTTGTGGGGGAAGACAG
This region of Glycine max cultivar Williams 82 chromosome 7, Glycine_max_v4.0, whole genome shotgun sequence genomic DNA includes:
- the LOC100801040 gene encoding formin-I isoform X1 codes for the protein MVSFQGRKEYLSSPTRHLIEFQTRQHMQEEKNKADLGGSRDQKVTTQKTPSFKDKKKAQNWFQRQFSRTMSHDYDAEMELATAVAAAAFAIFSLEGSLIPQQKKKRETPLTRGKSKVDDTKPPISQFGGTSRQFSGFKNDQSNNATVDLKRPEKTMTPAPSMRRSSTFGEKVKSSTDGKKPEIQAPKRTTTFGDEHSVNTGEIKPETPLPRVAPPVHQQMPLRPPPPPLPPPPPPPIRQTSARPGTNGTKADAWEREELEKIKERYEKLLETIDSWEKRKKAKAIRKLNKHQHSESERKRAKVLKKYQDKMSYISQIAGGARAQAEERRRSEVLKAKEKANIIRTTGKIPGPCSCF
- the LOC100801040 gene encoding remorin 1.4 isoform X5, giving the protein MSHDYDAEMELATAVAAAAFAIFSLEGSLIPQQKKKRETPLTRGKSKVDDTKPPISQFGGTSRQFSGFKNDQSNNATVDLKRPEKTMTPAPSMRRSSTFGEKVKSSTDGKKPEIQAPKRTTTFGDEHSVNTGEIKPETPLPRVAPPVHQQMPLRPPPPPLPPPPPPPIRQTSARPGTNGTKADAWEREELEKIKERYEKLLETIDSWEKRKKAKAIRKLNKHQHSESERKRAKVLKKYQDKMSYISQIAGGARAQAEERRRSEVLKAKEKANIIRTTGKIPGPCSCF
- the LOC100801040 gene encoding uncharacterized protein At3g61260 isoform X3, whose translation is METLMKQIRTKLTGAEEKNKADLGGSRDQKVTTQKTPSFKDKKKAQNWFQRQFSRTMSHDYDAEMELATAVAAAAFAIFSLEGSLIPQQKKKRETPLTRGKSKVDDTKPPISQFGGTSRQFSGFKNDQSNNATVDLKRPEKTMTPAPSMRRSSTFGEKVKSSTDGKKPEIQAPKRTTTFGDEHSVNTGEIKPETPLPRVAPPVHQQMPLRPPPPPLPPPPPPPIRQTSARPGTNGTKADAWEREELEKIKERYEKLLETIDSWEKRKKAKAIRKLNKHQHSESERKRAKVLKKYQDKMSYISQIAGGARAQAEERRRSEVLKAKEKANIIRTTGKIPGPCSCF
- the LOC100801040 gene encoding uncharacterized protein At3g61260 isoform X4, whose product is METLMKQIRTKLTGAEEKNKADLGGSRDQKVTTQKTPSFKDKKKAQNWFQRQFSRTMSHDYDAEMELATAVAAAAFAIFSLEGSLIPQQKKKRETPLTRGKSKVDDTKPPISQFGGTSRQFSVDLKRPEKTMTPAPSMRRSSTFGEKVKSSTDGKKPEIQAPKRTTTFGDEHSVNTGEIKPETPLPRVAPPVHQQMPLRPPPPPLPPPPPPPIRQTSARPGTNGTKADAWEREELEKIKERYEKLLETIDSWEKRKKAKAIRKLNKHQHSESERKRAKVLKKYQDKMSYISQIAGGARAQAEERRRSEVLKAKEKANIIRTTGKIPGPCSCF
- the LOC100813859 gene encoding uncharacterized protein LOC100813859 yields the protein MASEESQNKPPSEQSTTELITSAKLVAEAAQSALKSDSDKVDKAKVADAAGDLLDAAGKYGKLDDKQGIGQYVDKAADYLHNYQGDNTTAPSQPAESKGEESGGGLGGLANLAGGFFKK
- the LOC100801040 gene encoding uncharacterized protein At3g61260 isoform X2 encodes the protein MVSFQGRKEYLSSPTRHLIEFQTRQHMQEEKNKADLGGSRDQKVTTQKTPSFKDKKKAQNWFQRQFSRTMSHDYDAEMELATAVAAAAFAIFSLEGSLIPQQKKKRETPLTRGKSKVDDTKPPISQFGGTSRQFSVDLKRPEKTMTPAPSMRRSSTFGEKVKSSTDGKKPEIQAPKRTTTFGDEHSVNTGEIKPETPLPRVAPPVHQQMPLRPPPPPLPPPPPPPIRQTSARPGTNGTKADAWEREELEKIKERYEKLLETIDSWEKRKKAKAIRKLNKHQHSESERKRAKVLKKYQDKMSYISQIAGGARAQAEERRRSEVLKAKEKANIIRTTGKIPGPCSCF